The following are encoded together in the bacterium genome:
- a CDS encoding BCAM0308 family protein, with protein sequence MPKSIKTKMGSWGSKSTWGGRSDAFGKADDKTRVCKTCGARFMKKHWVHSADTKKTSGKDAKIAFTECPACRMKHDHTFEGEILMRSFEKTQKKEILRLIKNIGERAYLRDPMDRILETEDLGERMRITTSENQLALRMGKKIKSVFKGDLVIHWSKEDEVVRITWEGPATK encoded by the coding sequence ATGCCAAAATCTATAAAAACAAAAATGGGTTCATGGGGATCCAAATCGACCTGGGGCGGCAGAAGTGATGCGTTCGGGAAAGCCGACGATAAGACCCGTGTGTGCAAAACATGCGGCGCCCGCTTCATGAAAAAACACTGGGTCCATTCTGCAGACACCAAAAAAACATCCGGAAAAGATGCGAAGATAGCATTCACAGAATGTCCCGCCTGCCGCATGAAACACGACCACACCTTTGAGGGCGAGATACTCATGCGCTCATTCGAAAAGACGCAGAAAAAAGAAATTTTGAGACTTATAAAAAATATAGGGGAGCGGGCGTACCTGCGAGATCCTATGGACAGAATTTTGGAGACGGAGGACTTGGGCGAGCGCATGCGTATAACCACATCGGAGAATCAACTTGCATTGCGCATGGGCAAAAAAATAAAAAGCGTCTTTAAGGGAGACCTTGTTATTCATTGGTCAAAAGAAGACGAGGTCGTACGCATCACGTGGGAGGGGCCTGCGACAAAGTAA
- a CDS encoding O-antigen ligase family protein, producing the protein MFIRRVFRTIELTAKNPLSVAQIEKLLIAVFCFTVPIGTRTALWQGSLAYFPYNTVFLYATDISMMVLVAFWMVRTAYRNMPRPKSLTGLSAMLLLGIGLVSALISESPALGIAFVARFALFVIFIALLSKRFSTLPYAAFFIPIFLSGALQAGLSWFQFFSGHSAGLWFLGEQTIGANIAGVAKFEALGTTFVRAYGTLPHPNVLAAFLIFAIFMSAYAYTQKSASGAVSSSLWLGGIALMLTSLLFTFSRSGWIALGIGLAILGAWIIVKKNVLSPGEKNRIYALCIIFLSAALFAWLFFSNEIQSRKNLALEDQAVQIRLEGIYWAAKMIDADKFFGVGPGQFVQNIERHTGALPEPWMYQPVHNAYLLIASEFGLFGLLVFLFFIGSVLRTWSQHRKGRDADTLWHTVTLALFASFLALGISDHYFFTLEQGFSLFCISVLLTFTRLNFTTQNLDGLARHGSFSQHPAA; encoded by the coding sequence GTGTTCATTCGCAGAGTATTTCGCACAATAGAGCTGACAGCAAAGAATCCTCTTTCCGTGGCACAGATCGAGAAACTGCTTATTGCGGTTTTTTGTTTTACCGTTCCAATCGGAACACGAACGGCCTTATGGCAGGGAAGCTTGGCATATTTTCCTTACAACACGGTGTTCCTCTACGCAACGGATATCTCCATGATGGTTCTGGTGGCGTTTTGGATGGTACGGACGGCATACCGCAACATGCCACGACCAAAAAGTCTTACCGGACTCAGCGCGATGCTCCTCCTTGGCATCGGCCTTGTATCTGCGCTCATAAGTGAATCCCCCGCACTTGGCATTGCGTTTGTCGCAAGATTTGCGCTTTTTGTCATTTTTATAGCCCTTCTTTCAAAAAGATTCTCAACTCTTCCATATGCCGCGTTCTTCATTCCCATTTTTTTAAGCGGCGCGCTGCAGGCCGGGCTTTCGTGGTTCCAATTTTTTTCCGGACATAGCGCGGGCCTGTGGTTTTTAGGCGAGCAGACGATTGGTGCAAACATTGCCGGTGTTGCAAAATTTGAGGCGTTGGGGACAACGTTCGTTCGCGCCTACGGAACGCTCCCGCATCCGAATGTGCTTGCGGCGTTTTTGATATTCGCAATCTTCATGTCCGCATACGCGTACACGCAAAAAAGCGCAAGTGGCGCAGTATCGAGCAGTCTGTGGTTGGGAGGTATTGCGCTTATGCTCACGTCGCTCCTTTTCACGTTTTCACGAAGCGGATGGATAGCACTGGGCATCGGGCTTGCCATACTGGGCGCGTGGATCATCGTAAAGAAAAACGTCTTATCTCCCGGAGAAAAAAATCGGATCTACGCGCTGTGCATAATATTTTTGAGCGCAGCTCTCTTCGCATGGCTATTCTTTTCCAACGAAATACAAAGCCGCAAGAATCTCGCACTCGAAGACCAGGCGGTTCAAATACGCCTTGAGGGAATCTATTGGGCCGCCAAAATGATCGATGCGGATAAATTCTTTGGCGTAGGGCCCGGTCAGTTCGTGCAGAACATCGAACGCCACACGGGTGCGCTTCCGGAGCCGTGGATGTATCAGCCCGTACATAACGCTTACCTGCTTATTGCTTCGGAATTCGGACTTTTTGGGCTTTTGGTTTTTCTATTTTTTATCGGCTCCGTGCTACGCACATGGTCGCAACATCGTAAAGGCAGAGATGCGGATACACTATGGCACACCGTCACGCTTGCCCTCTTTGCCTCCTTTCTGGCCTTGGGGATTTCTGATCACTATTTTTTCACACTGGAGCAGGGTTTTTCACTATTTTGCATAAGCGTTTTATTAACGTTCACCCGCCTAAATTTTACCACGCAAAATTTAGATGGACTCGCTCGCCATGGATCATTTTCTCAACATCCTGCAGCATAA
- the secD gene encoding protein translocase subunit SecD, translating into MPIPLPHRKPIKRVSPISSRLTLPLTAVLVFLAACYAHPKLWDRPADFLNARVFKKISWELPHFKKTPFRLGLDLQGGTHLVYEADVSSIVGSAGDALEGVRDVIERRVNLFGVAEPVVEVNRVGDRWRLIVELAGVQDVEEAIKQIGETPFLEFRKPRPEEETTTLLEELKSPTSAASIARTDPYFVPTELNGRFLERTEVTFDPNTSAPTVSLQFDDEGARLFENLTKEFLQKPIAVYLDGAAISVPTVQSVITGGQAIISGNFTVREARQLADRMNAGALPVPIKIVSQETVGAALGSESVAKSLKAGMVGFLLVALFMIVWYRLPGLFAALALVCYVVLVLFVFKLVPVTLTLSGIAGFILSMGIAVDANVLIFERMKEEFKKGFGFSQGITEGFGRAWPSIRDSNVSSLITAFILFWVGSGVVKGFALTLIIGIIVSLFSAIFITRSLLLIFAGTRAEGWRWLFLQSPNVQTQMSNQTQSPNVRGI; encoded by the coding sequence ATGCCAATCCCATTACCCCATCGAAAACCCATAAAAAGAGTCTCACCCATCTCGTCCCGTCTCACACTGCCTCTTACGGCCGTTCTTGTTTTCTTGGCGGCCTGCTACGCCCATCCCAAGCTTTGGGATAGGCCGGCTGATTTTTTGAACGCCAGAGTGTTCAAAAAAATTTCCTGGGAGCTCCCGCATTTTAAAAAAACTCCTTTCCGGCTGGGTCTTGACCTACAGGGAGGAACGCATCTGGTGTACGAAGCCGATGTTTCAAGTATCGTCGGAAGCGCGGGAGATGCCCTTGAGGGCGTGCGGGATGTCATAGAGCGGCGGGTGAACCTTTTCGGCGTGGCAGAGCCGGTAGTTGAAGTGAACCGAGTGGGTGATCGCTGGAGACTTATCGTGGAGCTTGCCGGTGTACAGGATGTGGAAGAGGCCATCAAACAGATCGGAGAGACGCCATTTTTGGAATTCCGCAAACCGCGTCCGGAGGAGGAAACGACAACACTGCTTGAGGAACTGAAAAGCCCGACTTCTGCCGCAAGCATTGCGCGTACCGATCCCTATTTCGTCCCCACGGAACTTAACGGAAGATTTTTAGAGCGCACCGAGGTAACGTTCGATCCCAATACATCCGCGCCAACCGTATCCCTGCAGTTCGATGACGAAGGGGCGCGTCTTTTTGAGAATCTCACGAAAGAATTTCTGCAAAAACCCATAGCAGTGTATCTCGACGGCGCAGCAATTTCTGTTCCTACGGTACAAAGTGTAATCACCGGGGGGCAAGCGATTATTTCCGGGAACTTCACGGTACGCGAGGCCCGGCAGCTTGCCGACCGCATGAATGCCGGAGCCTTGCCCGTTCCCATCAAGATTGTCTCGCAGGAGACGGTGGGCGCGGCTCTCGGCTCGGAGTCTGTTGCAAAGAGCCTTAAAGCGGGCATGGTAGGTTTCTTGCTCGTCGCGCTTTTTATGATCGTCTGGTACCGCCTGCCCGGACTTTTTGCCGCTCTTGCCCTTGTCTGCTATGTCGTATTGGTTCTTTTTGTATTCAAGCTTGTGCCGGTAACGCTAACCCTTTCGGGTATTGCGGGGTTCATTCTTTCCATGGGTATTGCGGTTGATGCCAACGTCCTTATTTTTGAGCGCATGAAGGAAGAATTCAAAAAAGGATTCGGATTTTCCCAGGGTATTACCGAGGGATTCGGAAGAGCATGGCCCTCCATTCGCGACTCCAATGTTTCCTCGCTGATTACCGCATTCATACTTTTTTGGGTCGGTTCGGGCGTGGTGAAGGGATTCGCGCTTACGCTCATTATCGGTATCATCGTGAGCCTTTTTTCGGCAATATTCATCACCCGCTCGCTTCTGTTGATATTCGCGGGAACGCGCGCGGAGGGATGGCGATGGCTGTTTCTCCAAAGCCCAAATGTCCAAACTCAAATGTCAAATCAAACCCAAAGTCCAAATGTCAGAGGTATTTGA
- a CDS encoding ABC transporter ATP-binding protein, producing MIKIKNLTKKFDAQNAVTDLSLEIGAGEIFACIGPNGSGKTTTVKMLAGLYMPTAGNIEIGGISLANEPEKAKALLGYIPDVPFIYEKMSGREFLGFVAALYRMPSQEMVRSTHEWISIFPGLSEVIDGYVENYSRGNKQKLAIIAALLHRPKILLIDEPMVGLDPQSVLTVKKLLKDFSQKGQHSPVENVAGGLLASENGIRPGGAVFLCTHTLPVAEELATRIGILEKGKLIAIGTLEELRTKTGKPSADLEEVYLALTS from the coding sequence ATGATTAAAATCAAAAACCTCACAAAAAAGTTTGATGCGCAAAATGCGGTTACGGATCTTTCGCTTGAAATAGGCGCAGGAGAGATTTTTGCGTGCATCGGGCCGAACGGCTCGGGCAAGACCACGACAGTAAAAATGCTTGCCGGTCTTTATATGCCGACCGCGGGAAATATAGAGATTGGCGGTATATCTTTGGCGAATGAGCCGGAGAAGGCAAAAGCTCTGCTCGGCTACATTCCAGACGTGCCATTCATCTACGAAAAGATGTCCGGAAGGGAATTTCTCGGTTTCGTAGCCGCACTTTACCGCATGCCTTCCCAAGAGATGGTCCGGAGCACGCATGAGTGGATATCGATTTTTCCGGGCCTTTCGGAAGTCATTGACGGCTACGTAGAAAATTATTCGCGCGGCAACAAACAGAAGCTGGCTATTATCGCGGCATTGCTTCATAGGCCGAAGATTCTGCTCATTGACGAGCCTATGGTGGGGCTTGACCCGCAGAGCGTTCTTACGGTAAAAAAGCTTCTAAAAGATTTTTCGCAAAAGGGGCAACATTCTCCGGTGGAGAATGTTGCGGGCGGCCTCCTTGCTTCTGAAAATGGCATCCGCCCAGGAGGCGCAGTGTTTTTGTGCACGCATACGCTTCCGGTTGCCGAAGAACTTGCCACGCGCATCGGGATTTTGGAGAAAGGGAAATTGATCGCCATAGGCACGCTTGAAGAACTTCGCACGAAGACTGGCAAGCCCTCTGCCGATCTTGAAGAGGTATACCTTGCGCTCACGAGCTAG
- a CDS encoding aromatic amino acid transport family protein translates to MRSETVKFLQALAVLIGTIVGVGTFGIPYAFSRAGFFIGLGYLGVLSLVVLTLHLIYGEIVLRTHEKHRLIGYAEIYLGTWGKRVASLLMIFGIFGTLLAYTIVGGTFSKLLFDHFFVLGIGTWSILFFAVMAFFVITDFKTGAPAEVAMSAVLLTIFVAIIGRALPDISFSNLSMPSTFHDIFLPYGVILFSLAGGAAVPELRDILAGDGKMKRIITIGTLIPALLYALFALSVVGAFGNTTATDSISSLASRYGSWMSIAGGLVGILTVATSFIVMGLVLKHAFIYDLKMRRSVAILTVLTVPLVLFAVSTHDFVKVISFVGGVLGGVEGVLLLKLHRAARAKGQRQPEYSLRMPLGVYYVLGTVFAAGIVYEIVFTIG, encoded by the coding sequence ATGCGTTCCGAAACAGTAAAATTTTTACAGGCACTGGCCGTGCTCATCGGCACCATTGTGGGCGTTGGAACTTTCGGCATTCCGTATGCGTTCTCTCGCGCCGGATTTTTTATCGGTCTGGGATATCTGGGGGTTTTAAGCCTTGTGGTACTGACGCTCCACCTTATCTATGGGGAGATTGTTCTGCGCACCCATGAAAAACACCGGCTTATCGGTTATGCCGAGATATATCTTGGGACGTGGGGAAAGCGCGTCGCGTCGCTTCTTATGATATTTGGCATATTCGGGACATTGCTTGCCTACACGATTGTGGGCGGAACGTTCAGTAAACTGCTCTTTGACCATTTCTTCGTCCTCGGAATCGGAACATGGAGCATTCTTTTCTTTGCAGTCATGGCCTTTTTCGTCATTACCGATTTTAAGACCGGCGCACCGGCGGAAGTCGCAATGAGCGCAGTACTTCTTACGATATTTGTCGCGATTATCGGCCGCGCACTTCCGGACATCTCTTTCTCAAATCTTTCGATGCCGAGCACGTTCCATGATATATTTTTGCCTTATGGTGTCATACTTTTTTCATTGGCCGGGGGCGCTGCGGTCCCGGAGCTTAGGGATATTCTTGCCGGAGACGGTAAAATGAAAAGAATCATTACGATCGGCACTTTGATTCCTGCCCTGCTTTATGCGCTTTTTGCCCTTAGCGTCGTCGGCGCTTTCGGCAATACGACCGCAACAGACTCCATAAGTTCTCTTGCTTCACGCTATGGATCATGGATGTCGATTGCCGGAGGACTTGTCGGTATTCTCACCGTCGCAACATCATTTATCGTTATGGGACTCGTGCTTAAACATGCTTTTATCTACGACCTTAAGATGCGCCGCAGTGTGGCCATACTCACCGTACTTACCGTTCCTCTCGTTCTTTTTGCCGTCTCAACACATGATTTTGTCAAAGTCATTAGTTTCGTCGGGGGAGTTCTGGGAGGAGTAGAGGGGGTCCTTCTCCTGAAGCTCCACCGCGCAGCCCGCGCAAAGGGCCAACGACAACCGGAATATTCCCTCCGCATGCCTCTTGGGGTATACTATGTATTGGGTACGGTATTCGCCGCCGGCATCGTATATGAAATAGTATTCACGATAGGATAA
- a CDS encoding HAMP domain-containing sensor histidine kinase: MMRTMSIPQAGLSIFSRIFNELPVPAVIFFKKSKNQKPLANVWARKLFGVQLSPLRKNLLFYAVGGKLRRYPAQELPWNIALEKGIGAQKDDLVMQGGKKPEVLLQAFSMPIREGKELSAAVVTFEDVTLRRKLEEDLYIRTVKLEIANEHLKDLDRAKTEFVSLASHQLKTPLTAIRWFMELVREGDAGPINAKQKEYLQDANKAVLRLVELMNFLLNVSRIETGKLSVRPQKTDSVEFTKSVIRESEALFNARAQTCSFSVDVRLPAIALDEKIIREVLLNLLSNAAKYTPAGGNVWVRIFRKGAFAVWEVRDSGYGIPEREKIRMFEKFFRASNVLKYDTEGTGLGLYLARSLVELCGGTLWFTSKEHVGSSFFFTIPLEGTKPYHGEKQLSEYPKLIPTFHKPR, from the coding sequence ATGATGCGAACCATGAGTATTCCGCAGGCAGGATTATCCATATTTTCCAGGATATTCAACGAACTGCCCGTTCCGGCCGTTATATTTTTCAAAAAATCGAAGAATCAAAAACCTTTGGCAAATGTGTGGGCCAGAAAACTATTCGGTGTCCAGCTCTCTCCGCTTAGGAAAAATCTTCTTTTTTATGCCGTGGGAGGAAAGCTTCGCCGGTATCCTGCCCAAGAACTTCCCTGGAATATCGCGCTTGAAAAAGGCATTGGAGCCCAGAAAGACGATCTTGTCATGCAGGGAGGAAAAAAACCGGAGGTCTTATTACAGGCATTTTCCATGCCCATACGGGAAGGAAAGGAACTTTCTGCGGCCGTTGTCACCTTTGAAGATGTGACCCTAAGAAGAAAACTTGAAGAGGATCTCTACATCCGAACAGTGAAGCTGGAAATAGCAAACGAGCATTTAAAGGACCTCGATCGGGCAAAGACGGAATTTGTTTCGCTTGCGTCGCACCAGCTAAAAACTCCTCTTACGGCCATCCGATGGTTCATGGAGCTTGTCAGGGAAGGGGACGCCGGTCCTATCAATGCGAAGCAGAAAGAATATCTGCAAGATGCAAATAAAGCGGTATTGCGTCTTGTGGAATTGATGAATTTTCTTCTGAATGTTTCACGGATCGAGACCGGTAAGCTTAGTGTTAGGCCGCAGAAGACCGATAGCGTTGAGTTCACGAAGAGCGTGATTCGGGAATCGGAAGCGCTTTTCAATGCGCGGGCGCAAACCTGCAGCTTCTCCGTTGATGTGCGTCTTCCCGCGATAGCGCTTGACGAGAAAATCATTCGGGAAGTGCTTTTGAACCTTCTTTCAAACGCCGCAAAATATACGCCAGCCGGTGGGAATGTATGGGTCCGCATATTTCGGAAAGGCGCTTTTGCGGTCTGGGAGGTTCGGGATTCCGGTTACGGTATCCCCGAAAGGGAAAAAATCCGGATGTTCGAAAAATTTTTTCGAGCTTCGAATGTTCTAAAATATGATACGGAAGGAACGGGCCTTGGACTGTATCTCGCGCGTTCGCTTGTGGAACTTTGCGGCGGAACGTTGTGGTTCACCTCTAAAGAGCACGTAGGGTCGTCATTCTTTTTTACCATACCGCTTGAAGGAACCAAGCCGTATCATGGAGAGAAACAGCTTTCGGAGTACCCAAAGCTTATCCCGACGTTTCACAAGCCCCGTTAG
- the secF gene encoding protein translocase subunit SecF, giving the protein MLPIIQKSKIWYAISGTSVVVCIIVLFLWRLNFSIDFTGGSFLAIEFSQGRPEAQNVLETLKSLDFGEAILQNAGEKGINMRFREIDDVKHKEVIRVLKEKFPGAEERRFETIGSVIGKELKTRSLWALGAVLLFVLLFIAWSFRKVSRPVPSWQYGISAVITLFHDVIITLGAFSALGHYLHIEVGASFIAAILTVLAYSVSDTIVVFDRIRENLFKMRNVQFSDVVNASVNQTMHRSINTSLTILLSLAAIFFFGGESIKYFALTLIIGISIGTYSSIFLASPILVTWQERRKKS; this is encoded by the coding sequence ATGCTCCCCATCATCCAAAAATCGAAAATATGGTATGCGATTTCCGGAACGAGTGTTGTTGTGTGTATTATCGTGCTCTTTTTGTGGAGGCTGAATTTTAGCATCGATTTTACGGGCGGGAGCTTTCTTGCGATTGAATTCTCCCAAGGACGGCCGGAAGCGCAAAATGTTCTTGAGACTTTGAAATCTCTTGATTTCGGAGAAGCGATTCTCCAAAACGCCGGCGAGAAAGGCATAAATATGAGATTTCGCGAAATTGACGATGTAAAGCACAAAGAAGTCATTCGAGTTCTGAAAGAAAAATTTCCCGGTGCCGAAGAGCGGCGGTTTGAAACCATCGGGAGCGTTATCGGCAAAGAGCTTAAAACGCGCTCGCTTTGGGCGCTTGGAGCGGTATTGCTGTTCGTTCTGTTATTTATCGCCTGGTCGTTCCGCAAGGTGTCGCGTCCCGTGCCAAGCTGGCAATACGGAATAAGCGCAGTCATCACTCTTTTCCATGATGTGATCATCACTCTCGGAGCATTCTCCGCGCTCGGCCACTATTTGCACATTGAAGTCGGAGCTTCTTTCATCGCCGCAATTCTCACAGTCCTCGCATATTCCGTTAGCGACACCATCGTGGTATTCGATCGTATCCGGGAAAATCTTTTCAAAATGCGGAATGTCCAATTTTCCGACGTGGTTAATGCATCCGTAAACCAGACGATGCACCGCTCCATCAATACATCGCTCACCATCCTGCTGTCGCTTGCAGCCATCTTCTTCTTTGGCGGCGAGTCAATCAAATACTTCGCCCTCACGCTCATCATCGGTATTTCCATCGGCACGTACTCCTCGATCTTTCTCGCATCTCCTATTTTGGTCACCTGGCAAGAACGCCGGAAGAAGAGCTAG
- a CDS encoding response regulator → MISLLIAEDDGLLQKVFQTKFENAGYRVTIAGDGEEALLKMHSERPDMLLLDIRMPKKDGFQVLTEMKQDAQLADIPVLILSNLSQDPDIETGLKLGALDYIVKSDLSISDVVKKVEEYLRKR, encoded by the coding sequence ATGATATCACTTCTTATAGCTGAAGACGATGGACTTCTGCAAAAAGTATTTCAGACAAAATTTGAAAATGCCGGTTATCGGGTGACCATCGCCGGAGACGGTGAGGAGGCGCTCCTAAAAATGCACTCCGAGAGGCCGGATATGCTGCTTTTGGATATCCGTATGCCCAAAAAGGATGGTTTTCAGGTTCTTACCGAAATGAAGCAAGACGCGCAGCTTGCCGATATTCCCGTGCTTATACTCTCCAACCTCTCGCAAGACCCGGATATTGAGACCGGCTTGAAGCTCGGGGCGCTCGATTACATTGTAAAGTCAGATCTTTCTATTTCCGACGTGGTTAAGAAAGTAGAGGAATATTTAAGAAAACGGTGA
- a CDS encoding adenylyltransferase/cytidyltransferase family protein: protein MVFGVFDRLHPGHLFFLRRASSYGDRLIAIVARASAVSMLKKKIPSDPEKTRLKGLRRLDAVWRAILGDREQGTYTVVRKYKPAVICLGYDQRALGRDIREKIKFGMLPRIRLIRIRAYRPEKYHTRLL from the coding sequence ATGGTGTTTGGCGTTTTTGATCGTCTGCATCCCGGACATCTTTTCTTTTTGCGTCGGGCATCTTCATACGGCGATAGGCTCATTGCGATCGTTGCCCGTGCGAGTGCGGTGTCCATGCTTAAGAAAAAAATTCCAAGCGACCCCGAAAAAACGCGTCTTAAGGGGCTTCGAAGGCTCGACGCTGTGTGGCGTGCGATACTCGGTGACCGGGAACAAGGAACATACACGGTTGTTAGAAAATATAAACCGGCTGTTATTTGTCTTGGTTACGACCAGCGGGCTCTTGGGAGAGATATCCGAGAAAAAATAAAATTCGGCATGCTCCCGAGAATCAGACTTATCCGCATACGCGCGTATCGGCCGGAGAAATATCATACCCGGTTGCTATAA
- a CDS encoding sigma factor-like helix-turn-helix DNA-binding protein: protein MSIISPIKFDTLVNEAVDTLPKRTKIVVARRFGLKNGKRETLEAIGRDYDITRERVRQIENDALRQLSREEVLSQLSPAFTYLEDHFKEYGNVRAEEKILEHLSGEAHPHPRRQAILFVLTLGDKFVHESESDAYHAHWVTDEASRRKMTDMVTHLIAKLQETQYRTWEEEELLNAAKAYVGMDDRTARSYLEISKEIGSNVFGQFGLTQWPEITPAGVRDKAYLVMRREGKPLHFSGITERINQAKFSDRKAYVQTVHNELIKDKRFVLVGRGLYALSEWGYTPGTVRDVLAEVLKEKGPLTKEEVVEETLKRRMVRPNTIVLNLQNPKFFIRVEGGKYALANS from the coding sequence ATGAGCATTATTTCTCCGATAAAATTCGATACCCTTGTAAATGAAGCCGTGGATACGCTTCCTAAGCGCACGAAAATCGTTGTAGCGCGTCGTTTTGGTTTGAAGAACGGCAAGCGGGAAACCCTTGAAGCTATCGGTAGAGATTATGATATTACGCGTGAACGCGTCCGCCAGATAGAGAACGATGCGTTGCGTCAGCTTTCGCGCGAAGAAGTGCTCTCGCAGCTTTCCCCGGCCTTTACATATCTGGAAGATCATTTTAAGGAATATGGCAATGTGCGGGCGGAGGAAAAGATACTTGAACATCTCTCGGGTGAGGCGCATCCGCATCCGCGAAGGCAGGCAATCTTGTTTGTTCTTACTCTCGGCGACAAGTTCGTCCACGAGTCCGAATCGGATGCCTATCATGCGCACTGGGTTACCGACGAGGCCTCGCGCCGAAAGATGACGGACATGGTTACGCACCTGATCGCAAAACTTCAAGAGACGCAATATCGCACCTGGGAAGAAGAAGAATTGCTTAATGCGGCGAAAGCTTATGTTGGCATGGACGATCGGACGGCGCGCTCGTACCTCGAGATCTCAAAAGAGATCGGTAGCAACGTATTCGGTCAGTTCGGACTTACCCAGTGGCCGGAGATAACACCCGCAGGCGTTCGTGATAAGGCGTATCTCGTGATGCGGAGAGAAGGCAAACCCCTGCACTTTTCCGGAATTACCGAACGCATCAACCAGGCAAAGTTTTCTGATCGTAAGGCATATGTGCAGACCGTGCACAACGAACTTATTAAAGACAAGCGTTTCGTGCTGGTTGGCAGAGGATTGTACGCGCTTTCCGAGTGGGGCTATACCCCCGGTACGGTCCGTGACGTATTGGCGGAAGTTCTAAAAGAAAAGGGGCCGCTTACCAAAGAAGAAGTAGTGGAGGAAACGCTGAAGCGCCGCATGGTCCGTCCTAATACCATCGTGCTCAATCTCCAGAATCCGAAATTTTTCATCAGGGTTGAAGGCGGGAAATATGCCCTCGCAAACAGCTAA
- a CDS encoding DedA family protein, with protein MDHFLNILQHNDEVIRRWGYIIFFGASWIEGFNSMIFAGFIASLGKLNIFLVIPLITVGHSFSGFSWYAVGFFGGASSVVRWGKYLRISNEHLEEARTYFERHGGKAIVITKFTVGFTIATLILAGTLKMRLKKFAVYNLLGSAIWACLTGLFGYTFGLSFKLLTHYIESLTYLVVFFFIFLAGAIGLWYVLRAIFRTSLLRAISEGLTSLVKLGSSRSKKP; from the coding sequence ATGGATCATTTTCTCAACATCCTGCAGCATAATGATGAGGTAATCCGCCGATGGGGGTATATCATATTCTTCGGCGCTTCGTGGATCGAGGGATTCAATAGCATGATTTTTGCGGGATTCATCGCTTCACTGGGAAAGCTTAATATTTTTTTGGTGATCCCTCTGATCACTGTCGGGCATTCTTTCTCCGGATTTTCATGGTATGCGGTCGGATTTTTCGGCGGAGCCAGCTCTGTCGTGCGCTGGGGAAAGTATCTGCGGATCAGCAACGAACATCTTGAGGAGGCGCGAACATACTTTGAAAGGCATGGCGGAAAAGCCATTGTTATCACCAAGTTCACCGTCGGTTTTACCATAGCCACCCTTATCCTCGCAGGAACCCTCAAGATGCGTTTGAAAAAATTTGCCGTGTATAATCTCCTTGGATCGGCGATATGGGCGTGCCTCACGGGACTTTTCGGCTATACCTTTGGCCTCTCTTTCAAATTGCTTACGCATTATATAGAAAGCCTCACATACCTTGTTGTCTTTTTCTTTATATTTCTGGCAGGAGCTATAGGGCTTTGGTACGTTTTGCGAGCCATCTTTCGCACTTCTTTGCTACGCGCCATATCAGAAGGTTTAACGTCTCTCGTCAAGCTCGGGAGTAGCCGTTCGAAGAAGCCCTGA